The Agromyces mangrovi genome contains a region encoding:
- a CDS encoding aldo/keto reductase, which produces MLTPDSPDWMRPLGATGIDVCAITIGGSPLGSMPHLYGSAVAADAAVDFVQAVLESPFRTIDTSNGYSDGESERRIGAAIARAGGLGEGRAVITKVDPRDGDYSGARVRESVRESRERLGLDELPLVHLHDPEGWDFAAMTAPGGAVDTLVAMREAGEIGRIGLAGGRVQEIERYFALDVFDALLVHNRWTLVDRSAEALVERAVERGVPVINAAVYGGGILARPEGATHYGYRPASDATLAAVRAMAEACTRYGTDLATAALQASLRDPVVATTVVGATKPERLDGLLRAAAADLPDALFDELDALRPGREHWLDFGD; this is translated from the coding sequence ATGCTCACCCCCGACAGCCCCGACTGGATGCGGCCGCTCGGCGCGACCGGCATCGACGTGTGCGCCATCACCATCGGCGGCAGCCCGCTCGGCTCGATGCCGCACCTCTACGGATCGGCGGTCGCCGCAGACGCCGCGGTCGACTTCGTGCAGGCGGTGCTCGAGTCGCCGTTCCGCACCATCGACACGTCGAACGGCTACAGCGACGGCGAGAGCGAGCGGCGCATCGGCGCGGCGATCGCGCGTGCCGGCGGGCTCGGCGAGGGCCGCGCGGTGATCACCAAGGTCGACCCGCGCGACGGCGACTACTCGGGTGCGCGCGTGCGCGAGTCGGTGCGCGAGAGTCGCGAGCGACTCGGCCTGGACGAGCTGCCGCTCGTGCACCTGCACGACCCCGAGGGCTGGGACTTCGCCGCCATGACCGCGCCCGGCGGCGCCGTCGACACGCTCGTCGCCATGCGCGAGGCCGGCGAGATCGGGCGCATCGGGCTCGCGGGCGGCCGCGTGCAGGAGATCGAGCGCTACTTCGCGCTCGACGTGTTCGACGCCCTGCTCGTGCACAACCGCTGGACCCTCGTCGACCGCAGCGCCGAGGCGCTCGTCGAGCGTGCGGTCGAGCGTGGCGTGCCGGTGATCAACGCGGCGGTCTACGGCGGCGGCATCCTCGCGCGACCCGAGGGTGCGACGCACTACGGCTACCGGCCGGCATCGGATGCCACGCTGGCCGCGGTGCGTGCGATGGCGGAGGCGTGCACGCGGTACGGCACCGACCTCGCCACCGCCGCGCTGCAGGCGTCGCTGCGCGACCCCGTCGTCGCCACCACGGTCGTCGGCGCGACGAAGCCCGAGCGGCTCGACGGCCTGCTCCGTGCGGCCGCGGCCGACCTGCCCGACGCGCTGTTCGACGAGCTCGACGCGCTGCGGCCGGGGCGCGAGCACTGGCTCGACTTCGGCGACTGA
- a CDS encoding molybdopterin-dependent oxidoreductase, with product MADSPRRPLPGWLLPGGAGVAAALFGAGLGELSAALFAQGGSPFTVIGSWLVDLAPPWAKDTAIALFGTNDKTALLVGIGIVLIAVAFGAGVLEWRRPPFGRVVLVGLGVVGFIAATSRANATPLDWVPSAIAAGAAASALAVVLRRLPAPAPERADAPEDAARATGIDRRRFLGWAGGAAAIGAVAALGGYALQAGSRAVSAVREAISLPTPATPAPPIPAGAELGINGLAPVVTPNDRFYRIDTALRVPDLEPADWSLRIHGMVDREITLTWDELLALPLVEHAVTLACVSNEVGGSLIGNAVWLGAPIRELLAEAGPAADADMVLSRSVDGWTASTPIEALTDDRQSLLAVGMNGEPLPAEHGFPVRMVVPGLYGYVSATKWVTELEVTRFDRAEAYWTPRGWSERGPIKLHSRIDVPRPGSTVSPGAQVAAGVAWHQHTGVAGVEVSVDDGPWEPAELATAISDDTWVQWRHEWQAEPGTRQLRVRAISADGEVQTEERVPVAPDGATGHHGISVNVA from the coding sequence ATGGCCGACTCGCCCCGACGACCCCTGCCCGGATGGCTGCTGCCGGGCGGCGCCGGCGTGGCCGCGGCACTGTTCGGCGCCGGCCTCGGCGAGCTGTCGGCCGCGCTCTTCGCGCAGGGCGGCAGCCCGTTCACCGTCATCGGCTCGTGGCTCGTCGACCTCGCGCCGCCGTGGGCGAAGGACACCGCGATCGCGCTGTTCGGCACGAACGACAAGACCGCGCTGCTGGTCGGCATCGGCATCGTGCTCATCGCGGTCGCGTTCGGCGCGGGCGTGCTCGAGTGGCGGCGCCCGCCGTTCGGCCGCGTCGTGCTCGTCGGGCTCGGCGTGGTCGGCTTCATCGCCGCGACGTCGCGCGCGAACGCCACCCCGCTCGACTGGGTGCCGTCGGCGATCGCGGCCGGCGCAGCGGCATCCGCCCTGGCCGTCGTGCTGAGGCGCCTGCCCGCCCCGGCGCCAGAGCGAGCGGATGCCCCCGAGGACGCCGCCCGCGCGACCGGCATCGACCGGCGCCGCTTCCTCGGCTGGGCCGGCGGCGCGGCTGCGATCGGTGCCGTCGCCGCGCTCGGCGGCTACGCCCTGCAGGCGGGCTCCCGGGCCGTGAGCGCGGTGCGCGAGGCGATCTCGCTGCCGACGCCCGCGACGCCCGCCCCGCCGATTCCGGCCGGCGCCGAACTCGGCATCAACGGGCTCGCACCCGTCGTCACGCCGAACGACCGCTTCTACCGCATCGACACGGCGCTGCGCGTGCCCGACCTCGAGCCGGCCGACTGGAGCCTGCGCATCCACGGCATGGTCGACCGCGAGATCACGCTGACCTGGGACGAGCTGCTCGCCCTGCCGCTGGTCGAGCACGCCGTGACGCTCGCGTGCGTGTCGAACGAGGTGGGCGGCTCGCTCATCGGCAACGCCGTGTGGCTCGGCGCGCCGATCCGCGAGCTGCTCGCCGAGGCGGGTCCGGCCGCCGACGCCGACATGGTGCTCTCGCGCTCGGTCGACGGGTGGACGGCGAGCACGCCCATCGAGGCGCTCACCGACGACCGGCAGTCGCTGCTCGCGGTCGGCATGAACGGCGAGCCGCTGCCCGCCGAGCACGGCTTCCCGGTGCGCATGGTGGTGCCCGGCCTCTACGGCTACGTGTCGGCGACCAAGTGGGTGACCGAACTCGAGGTCACCCGGTTCGACCGCGCCGAGGCGTACTGGACCCCGCGCGGCTGGTCGGAGCGCGGGCCGATCAAGCTGCACTCGCGCATCGACGTGCCGCGCCCCGGGTCGACGGTCTCGCCCGGCGCGCAGGTCGCGGCCGGGGTCGCGTGGCACCAGCACACGGGTGTCGCGGGCGTCGAGGTGTCGGTCGACGACGGGCCGTGGGAGCCGGCCGAGCTCGCGACCGCGATCTCGGACGACACGTGGGTGCAGTGGCGGCACGAGTGGCAGGCCGAGCCGGGCACGCGACAGCTGCGGGTGCGGGCCATCAGCGCCGACGGCGAGGTGCAGACCGAGGAGCGCGTGCCGGTCGCCCCCGACGGCGCCACCGGCCACCACGGCATCTCGGTGAACGTCGCCTGA